Proteins found in one Anopheles aquasalis chromosome 3, idAnoAquaMG_Q_19, whole genome shotgun sequence genomic segment:
- the LOC126575180 gene encoding uncharacterized protein LOC126575180 — MDDGLATATIDAVRSPEKPDSQSIQIKEANSNPISHQSSLPPTDVSPSSADDKAQNSSAESNQHHGGEYELGSLSTHSDLNGDAKEEVDDADMLSTKVTTEDRLLPDTLPSEEPSQTCSKEDSEESHLPKGNDAVNAIETSDDASLQNEPIDKVPVDSKCKASDQLNGEDPGLSLENIDTSGTTSDVARGNVPSCDEQIVNNDEVRTAEQTSSPVEQSVNEELRTGANDSEVELSQNKCDPASQKMIPIEEGVATEEKQAMLRLQGATEISDADAISADSIAFKSRPIDIQTRLAPEDEQGEVQPMEMMSRGIAATNLLKRRASETPLQDEGDCRRTTLDGELQSWFPKQMKMCDEIATEPTADEMSIAEPEVNNAHESEPNTHPVNANQMQMSDEIATEPTADKKSIAEPEENIAHESELNTHADTISHHSSMDSSKLPTHMLNDFPADQPPTASKPPCSSNLETANEATAVQESHAENEENSSSDSSSSSESSSSSSSSSSSSESDDSDDEAEDSQKDTSEKKVAAENEPAAMGYQAHQPAPPTAPKECLEIPEAPNNHSGAESSRDSTAMEIGESGDSYEEDEHEGVKNQEDEAKITRSEGLKLSISLKRSSNVATPTGHKDESVATKSKPTTLGAAATLLPQPVDFSNLLKQGLFNERRELIKIDYNHANNINDHHHQQQQQQPPLIHPQQYPLQHWSERTVTSDSAGNNVGAFNHFTGTNATSVSRLLPPTLDESSDTMDEDNRLVIAEKQQRRYRKKANNGNQSSLLQTALATSGKLNAAATVATYNQQLLQLQEQYRQAQRQQSLPYPMQTVPPQLMQNFGRIPGDYGGGTYAGDTATMAGNVNAHPSYNTLTPSMNAGLQHPSSLFTASHMTVGKPELNTTKANNKSGESRKKSKTKAGTAAVPREPIAHAPSLKKNKASKKVISDAIIQQQTHHTSATSLAKAAIESSAAVPTTTTAQLPLERKKDKKKVFLCSACGTHYENWNLFVHMLEVHRKHICLYCLGIFQSADRLVNHLETKHSVMRKQYSGLAEYIQHHQRQRIVAKFGESTIRPEQLEELASKASMGHQQFFLMCSRCEHLFECSGNPIANDEEHIIKHNCADFVQACSNCGELKMSKHRCGGMKGEEDGLGLTKKKQPKKTVPKGVSDINKPSLPSDAARAMVDVNGVLTDQNGYPSTASYYFHNQNQHNVPMPGNGGEWGGFNRSAGLSIDDQRYLFPNKHTETQHQHEMQRLQDSNVNDHHRTPPSAPLQSVQSSILSSMPSRDGAVSAEPHATINGEHYADEPEQNVVPSVVLPPSDNSVEDTGKMASESSNPPAIAVTPLVPKLKVKIPIQYINSIESEESSSDSELDEEEEGEEEEDEYDDEEEDDNDEKEKTSKEDERSSDAVIPAAAVAAAESSSSVSENYDAPLAVPESSANPANQQFTTEDSLKLDSQEPVRVETDSTAPQATEPIDDKDEVETNDMSSEQQEDVPMDIDESISGHIHRVQQPQSVVAEPTQDIQASSTTNDQQHSSTVGADVEHGEHQNTSAVSMETDPVKDDDKEATVENVDSQDQQQVDTPSVFAGIGSPATSRNDIECEKDSKEADIDDESNASKVFEPTNDPMPTEENKTTPTDPDGLVIADDDAQLFHLTLDEPLDRIPVREFVKICLRETARFCLYCNHARRIAVNGRQLVLHIIAMHRFQATVNSITGEELLPDTILHRFRSSLNDLEGAYLNVETFDDSWSLEQRSSVPFMKQFECFQCRFVTVVHKELYLHNRKMHQKSVLFCLICKANFFSYSELLCHMCPGVANRMSILDYSFRCCVCNMDGIPSAFRLMVHLRKRHFACDVCLEECQDQARLSNHVWKHKLNHLCYRCGLSYRNKDDILKHLFWKHGTEGVLCKRCLKKKWPHVYHFCAPPAQYTCEVCQVSFERSVALKVHQRLHNGEAKYPCMEDGCEKRFISKKLLLKHVQRHYPEEQRSMAAAEGEVKTEDKLDEDSTAPKDEQQEQTKAMVTQNGSIDERSGKEDDCPASGTTAEHGKDGQSEENPTNTVKEESEVAESSAKLEDSKDETKAKPMDVTDAVVTDSKAASDRDSAQSQPSITAPANDVNTTPSKKSKKKRKGKDDGMSLDDLMDLPALNLSESDSSDDSDNENSNVSSASRQFKNWSKSRTTDSALVADDADQEDNADPSTDPSGSELVGDGRKTAAGQWMDEQKGANFDNDETKEGGLGESDGATVSDPIANIWNNFKRFQANRTISRRQSATVDEEQRQEDELVERMLKNTILHVTQSDHDYSLMYKPINAEADMSESQEPIGRQESLLLKSKDELAKEKDGRHVGKTNSPRRRRAHSSDSDDSSGSDSSCNCGSNCSCSSSSSSSSGSNSSSSSSDSDSSDDNTTTATTNKKTSSSRQKKDNGKIRSDSKRDDAEARAEREEQKPPPEPAEPVDPDSVIVTSDLETDESETDEDFYDENPQKMASQILAEKRRQLFAQTYSSSANSNSSLNATNTMNYGIVENSRPSTPSLPPEEQQQQLQQEESGKKKLKMKKRKRERKSSKRQMSPHLVPMSLEAMMTAASTQGPPASVAGGISDQWATGAGNYVSHMQTNHSLAMQFDGVSIETSATEVPSTPGATHPGSLGLPYPGMTAGVTDDSSKISTPRLSTGNNSETDAPLKRSQRSRKPNKFYGYTSDDESLAGALPGIPLSTNPEKSILSLMKPTPPPNLVWSKEDLPSPPSKSSKVSGTGSRSTQQSTPITSRRNSGIGFSTLDESFSGSMAGLAQQTASQPIAPPSLQAALGAAVLAASASMPYSSSSCLTPDQRPPLPKLKLSLGKKSRTSSTPSAKRPLKAANRRRTLTPKTPKSAPPMGGGFGGMVPAAPLTAPIATLSPLPTTVDVATGYMIPTVPEQLPKVPPIGSFPSVQTEYFRPNQIRVPAGWRPPREGESVYCYCRCPYDEVSEMIACDDENCRIEWFHFECVGIIMPPKGKWYCPECISKHPPQTDAADEDHLGGGQPQRQHPSMAFAAANGPAGLAGLPPQPPTTSSLSGLWGSSQP, encoded by the exons ATGGACGATGGTTTAGCAACTGCAACCATTGATGCTGTCCGTAGCCCCGAAAAACCAGATTCTCAAAGCATCCAAATCAAAGAAGCCAACAGCAACCCGATTTCACACCAGTCATCACTACCGCCGACAGATGTGTCACCATCATCTGCCGATGATAAAGCCCAAAACAGTAGTGCGGAGTCGAATCAGCACCATGGAGGTGAATATGAACTTGGCTCGTTATCTACCCACTCCGACCTCAACGGGGACGCAAAGGAGGAGGTGGATGATGCGGATATGCTCAGCACTAAAGTTACGACCGAAGATCGGTTACTCCCAGATACGCTTCCAAGTGAAGAGCCCAGTCAAACGTGCTCGAAAGAAGATTCGGAAGAAAGCCATCTACCGAAGGGAAATGATGCTGTGAATGCAATAGAAACAAGTGATGATGCTTCTTTGCAAAATGAACCCATCGATAAAGTGCCGGTGGATTCGAAGTGCAAAGCGAGTGATCAATTGAACGGAGAAGATCCAGGGTTGTCCCTAGAAAATATCGACACAAGCGGGACAACAAGTGATGTTGCGCGAGGAAATGTGCCCAGTTGTGATGAACAAATCGTCAACAATGACGAAGTACGAACAGCAGAGCAAACTAGTAGTCCCGTTGAACAATCGGTGAATGAAGAATTACGGACGGGAGCGAATGATAGTGAAGTGGAGTTAAGTCAGAACAAGTGTGATCCTGCGTCGCAAAAGATGATCCCCATAGAAGAAGGCGTGGCGACGGAAGAAAAGCAAGCTATGCTCAGGTTGCAAGGGGCAACTGAGATtagtgatgctgatgcgattAGTGCAGATAGTATAGCATTTAAAAGCCGGCCAATCG aTATACAAACCAGGTTGGCACCAGAAGATGAACAAGGCGAAGTTCAACCGATGGAAATGATGAGTAGAGGTATTGCAGCAACGAATCTACTAAAACGTCGTGCATCAGAAACGCCACTGCAAGATGAAGGCGACTGTCGCAGAACAACGTTGGATGGTGAATTACAATCGTGGTTTccaaagcaaatgaaaatgtgcGATGAAATAGCAACAGAACCAACTGCGGATGAGATGTCCATCGCGGAACCCGAAGTGAATAATGCCCATGAGTCGGAACCTAACACACATCCGGTCAATGCAAaccaaatgcaaatgagcgATGAAATAGCAACAGAACCAACTGCGGATAAAAAGTCCATAGCGGAACCCGAAGAGAATATTGCCCATGAGTCGGAACTAAACACACATGCGGACACCATCTCACACCACAGTTCGATGGATTCTAGTAAATTACCTACACACATGCTCAACGATTTTCCAGCGGATcagccaccaacagcatcaaaGCCACCCTGTAGCAGCAACCTGGAAACGGCAAATGAAGCTACTGCAGTTCAAGAGTCGCATGCCGAGAACGAAGAAAATAGCAGCAGCGATAGTTCTAGTTCCTCTGAAagttcttcatcgtcatcgtcctcctcttcgtcttcggaAAGTGATGACTCGGATGATGAGGCAGAAGATTCGCAGAAAGATACCTCCGAGAAAAAGGTAGCGGCGGAGAATGAACCCGCAGCGATGGGGTATCAGGCGCATCAGcctgcaccaccaacagcaccaaaaGAATGTCTCGAAATACCGGAAGCCCCCAACAACCACAGTGGCGCCGAGAGCAGTCGAGACAGCACCGCGATGGAAATAGGTGAATCTGGAGATTCTTATGAGGAAGATGAACATGAGGGAGTGAAAAATCAAGAAGATGAAGCGAAAATAACGCGCAGTGAGGGATTGaaactttccatttccctAAAACGATCGTCTAACGTTGCGACACCAACTGGGCACAAAGACGAGTCAGTGGCAACAAAATCGAAGCCCACTACGTTGGGAGCAGCTGCAACGCTACTACCGCAGCCGGTTGATTTCAGTAATCTGCTTAAGCAGGGCTTGTTTAATGAACGGCGAGAATTGATCAAAATTGATTACAATCATGCAAACAACAtcaatgatcatcatcatcagcagcaacagcagcaaccaccttTGATTCACCCGCAGCAATATCCTTTGCAACACTGGAGTGAACGAACCGTCACATCTGACAGTGCGGGGAACAACGTGGGGGCTTTCAACCATTTTACGGGCACAAATGCAACTTCAGTGTCGCGGTTACTTCCACCCACTTTGGACGAGTCGTCTGATACCATGGATGAAGACAATCGATTGGTGATagccgagaagcagcagcgacgatACAGAAAAAAGGCCAACAATGGCAATCAATCTTCACTGTTGCAAACGGCACTTGCTACATCGGGAAAGCTGAATGCGGCAGCTACAGTTGCCACTTACAATCAACAGCTGCTTCAGCTGCAGGAACAGTACAGGCAAGCTCAGCGCCAACAGTCACTCCCCTACCCAATGCAAACTGTTCCACCACAGCTAATGCAGAATTTCGGTCGAATACCTGGTGattatggtggtggtacttATGCCGGTGATACTGCGACCATGGCAGGGAACGTTAATGCACACCCGTCTTATAATACACTTACGCCATCGATGAACGCTGGATTGCAGCATCCTTCGTCACTGTTTACAGCATCGCATATGACCGTTGGAAAACCTGAGCTTAACACTACAAAAGCTAACAATAAGTCTGGCGAATCGAGgaagaaaagtaaaaccaaagcagggactgctgctgttcctagAGAGCCAATTGCGCATGCACCATCGCTTAAGAAAAACAAGGCGTCTAAAAAGGTGATAAGCGATGcaatcatccagcagcaaacgcacCACACCTCGGCCACTAGCTTGGCGAAGGCAGCAATCGAGAGTTCTGCTGCAGTGCCTACAACAACCACTGCACAATTGCCgttggagaggaaaaaggataagaaaAAGGTTTTCCTATGCTCTGCATGCGGAACACATTACGAAAACTGGAATCTGTTTGTCCATATGCTAGAAGTGCACCGAAAACACATCTGTCTATACTGCCTGGGTATCTTTCAATCCGCCGATCGGTTAGTTAACCACTTGGAAACGAAACACAGCGTGATGAGGAAGCAGTACAGTGGTTTAGCCGAATACatacaacatcatcaacggcaGAGGATTGTGGCAAAATTTGGCGAATCTACAATCCGTCCTGAACAATTGGAAGAGCTTGCTTCGAAAGCGAGTATGGGACATCAACAATTCTTTTTGATGTGTTCTCGGTGTGAACATCTGTTTGAATGTTCCGGTAATCCGATAGCGAATGACGAAGAACACATCATTAAGCACAATTGTGCTGACTTTGTGCAAGCATGCAGCAACTGCGGTGAACTTAAGATGTCCAAACATCGATGTGGAGGAATGAAAGGTGAAGAAGACGGCCTGGGACtaacgaagaagaaacagcCGAAGAAAACGGTACCCAAGGGGGTAAGCGATATCAACAAACCATCGCTACCATCGGATGCTGCCAGAGCAATGGTGGATGTAAATGGGGTTTTAACAGATCAGAACGGTTACCCTTCGACGGCGTCGTACTATTTTCACAATCAAAACCAGCACAATGTTCCGATGCCCGGTAATGGCGGCGAGTGGGGCGGTTTTAATCGATCTGCAGGAttgtcgatcgatgatcagcGTTATCTGTTTCCCAATAAGCACACCGAAACACAGCATCAACATGAAATGCAGCGGCTTCAAGATTCGAATGTGAATGATCACCACcgaacaccaccatcggcaccgcTGCAATCGGTTCAGTCGAGCATTCTATCCTCGATGCCGTCGCGGGATGGGGCGGTGTCTGCTGAACCACATGCAACCATAAACGGCGAACATTATGCGGATGAACCGGAGCAGAATGTTGTTCCTTCTGTGGTACTACCTCCCAGCGATAATTCAGTTGAAGACACGGGAAAGATGGCATCAGAGTCTAGTAATCCTCCAGCTATCGCCGTGACTCCTTTAGTGCCAAAGTTAAAGGTAAAAATCCCCATTCAATATATCAACTCAATTGAAAGTGAAGAATCGTCTAGCGACAGTGAATTagatgaagaagaggagggggaggaagaagaagatgaatatgacgatgaagaggaagatgacaatgatgaaaaagaaaagacaagTAAGGAGGATGAACGCTCGTCTGATGCTGTtattccggctgctgctgttgctgccgctgaaTCATCCTCAAGTGTCAGTGAGAACTATGATGCGCCCTTAGCTGTTCCCGAAAGCAGTGCGAATCCCGCAAATCAGCAGTTCACTACAGAAGACTCCCTGAAGCTTGACAGTCAAGAGCCAGTTCGTGTGGAAACTGATAGCACTGCACCACAAGCAACGGAACCGATCGACGATAAAGATGAAGTGGAAACCAACGATATGTCATCAGAACAGCAAGAGGATGTACCGATGGATATTGACGAATCCATCTCGGGGCATATTCACCGAGTGCAACAACCGCAAAGTGTAGTAGCAGAGCCAACGCAAGATATTCAAGCATCATCAACGACGAATGATCAACAGCACTCGTCTACTGTCGGTGCAGATGTTGAACACGGAGAACATCAGAATACTAGCGCTGTTTCTATGGAAACTGATCCAGTGAAAGATGACGACAAAGAGGCGACGGTGGAAAATGTCGATTCGCAGGACCAGCAACAAGTAGATACGCCATCGGTGTTTGCTGGAATCGGGTCTCCAGCAACCAGTCGCAATGACATTGAATGTGAGAAAGACAGCAAGGAAGCCGATATAGACGACGAATCCAATGCGTCAAAAGTGTTTGAACCGACAAATGATCCGATGCCAACAGAAGAGAACAAAACTACCCCCACCGATCCAGATGGCCTCGTGATagccgatgatgacgctcaGTTGTTTCATCTTACGCTGGATGAACCTTTGGATCGGATTCCAGTGCGCGAGTTTGTTAAAATATGTCTTCGAGAAACGGCACGCTTCTGTCTGTACTGTAATCATGCGCGGAGGATCGCCGTCAACGGCAGACAGCTCGTACTGCACATCATAGCTATGCACCGTTTTCAGGCCACGGTCAACAGTATCACCGGAGAGGAGTTGCTGCCCGATACGATCTTGCATCGTTTCCGTTCCTCGCTTAACGATCTCGAAGGCGCCTACCTGAACGTGGAGACGTTCGACGACAGCTGGTCGCTCGAGCAGCGTAGTTCCGTACCGTTTATGAAACAATTCGAGTGCTTCCAGTGTCGGTTTGTGACGGTCGTGCACAAGGAGCTGTATCTGCACAATCGCAAGATGCACCAGAAGTCGgtgctgttttgtttgatttgcaaGGCGAACTTTTTCAGTTACAGTGAGCTGCTGTGTCATATGTGTCCCGGTGTGGCGAATCGTATGAGCATCCTTGACTACTCGTTCCGCTGTTGTGTGTGCAACATGGACGGTATACCGTCCGCGTTCCGGCTGATGGTGCATCTACGCAAACGGCATTTTGCGTGCGACGTGTGTCTGGAAGAATGTCAGGATCAGGCACGACTTTCAAATCATGTTTGGAAGCACAAGCTGAACCATCTGTGCTACCGCTGCGGATTAAGCTATCGCAATAAGGACGACATCTTGAAGCATCTCTTCTGGAAGCACGGCACTGAAGGGGTACTGTGTAAGCGTTGCTTGAAGAAAAAGTGGCCCCATGTTTACCATTTCtgtgcaccaccggcacagTATACTTGCGAAGTGTGCCAGGTATCGTTTGAACGATCCGTAGCCCTAAAAGTACATCAGCGATTGCACAATGGTGAGGCAAAGTACCCCTGCATGGAAGATGGCTGCGAAAAACGTTTCATTTCGAAGAAGCTGCTTCTTAAACACGTCCAACGGCACTATCCGGAAGAGCAGCGGTCCATGGCTGCTGCCGAAGGTGAGGTGAAGACGGAAGATAAACTGGACGAGGATAGCACTGCTCCAAAGGATGAACAACAGGAGCAAACGAAAGCCATGGTGAcgcaaaatggttccattGACGAGCGAAGTGGTAAAGAAGATGATTGCCCGGCGTCAGGCACGACTGCTGAACACGGCAAGGACGGACAGAGTGAAGAAAACCCTACAAACACGGTGAAAGAGGAATCGGAAGTGGCAGAAAGTTCGGCCAAGCTTGAAGACTCTAAAGATGAGACAAAAGCAAAGCCAATGGATGTCACCGATGCGGTCGTTACCGACAGTAAGGCTGCATCCGATCGTGATTCTGCACAATCTCAGCCCAGTATTACCGCACCCGCGAACGATGTGAACACGACGCCAtcgaagaaatcgaagaaaaagagaaaaggaaaggacgaTGGCATGTCGTTAGATGACTTGATGGATCTACCGGCCTTGAATCTATCCGAGAGTGACAGCAGTGACGATTCGGATAATGAGAATTCAAATGTAAGCTCTGCTTCGAGGCAATTCAAAAACTGGTCCAAAAGCAGAACCACTGATAGTGCACTGGTTGCAGACGATGCGGATCAGGAAGATAATGCCGACCCTTCGACAGATCCATCAGGCAGCGAGCTAGTAGGGGATGGAAGAAagactgctgctggccagtggATGGATGAGCAGAAAGGTGCAAACTTTGACAATGATGAGACGAAAGAAGGTGGGCTGGGCGAATCGGATGGCGCCACCGTGTCTGATCCAATAGCCAACATTTGGAACAACTTCAAACGCTTTCAAGCAAACCGCACGATCAGCCGTCGACAGTCAGCGACAGTGGACGAAGAGCAACGCCAGGAGGACGAGCTGGTCGAGCGAATGCTGAAGAACACCATCCTGCACGTGACGCAATCGGATCATGACTACAGCCTGATGTACAAGCCCATCAATGCCGAGGCCGATATGAGCGAGTCACAAGAACCGATTGGAAGGCAGGAGTCGTTACTGCTCAAATCGAAGGATGAGCTTGCAAAGGAGAAGGACGGACGACATGTTGGCAAAACAAACTCTCCTCGGAGGCGCCGTGCTCATTCATCGGACAGTGACGATAGCAGTGGTTCCGATTCGAGCTGTAACTGTGGGTCCAATTGCAGCTGTAGCTCCTCTAGCAGTAGTTCCAGCGGTAGTAAcagttccagctccagttcGGATTCGGACAGTTCCGACGATAATACTacgacagcaacaacgaacaaAAAGACGTCCTCATCGAGGCAAAAGAAAGACAATGGAAAGATACGTAGCGATAGCAAAAGGGACGATGCTGAGGCGCGCGCTGAGCGGGAAGAACagaagccaccaccagaaccggCCGAGCCGGTTGATCCGGACAGCGTGATCGTTACGTCCGACCTGGAAACCGACGAGTCCGAGACGGATGAGGACTTTTATGACGAAAATCCACAGAAGATGGCATCCCAGATACTGGCCGAGAAGCGCCGGCAGTTGTTTGCACAAAcgtacagcagcagtgcgaacagcaacagctcacTGAATGCAACAAACACGATGAATTACGGTATCGTTGAGAACAGTCGCCCCTCAACGCCTTCGTTGCCACcagaggaacagcagcaacaactgcagCAGGAAGAGTCTGGCAAGAAGAagttgaagatgaagaagcgaAAGCGTGAACGTAAATCGTCCAAACGGCAGATGTCACCACACCTCGTTCCAATGTCTTTGGAAGCAATGATGACAGCCGCTTCGACGCAAGGACCACCGGctagtgttgctggtggtattTCCGATCAATGGGCAACAGGAGCTGGCAATTATGTATCCCACATGCAGACAAATCACTCACTAGCGATGCAGTTCGATGGGGTATCAATCGAAACATCAGCAACGGAAGTACCGTCGACACCGGGAGCAACACACCCGGGATCCCTTGGGTTGCCGTATCCAGGAATGACCGCAGGAGTGACAGATGATTCGTCGAAGATAAGTACCCCGCGCCTGAGCACCGGTAACAACTCTGAAACGGACGCACCCCTGAAGCGGTCTCAGCGTAGCCGAAAGCCGAACAAGTTCTACGGTTACACGAGCGACGACGAAAGCTTGGCAGGCGCTTTGCCCGGTATTCCTCTGTCGACAAATCCGGAAAAATCAATCCTCTCGCTCAtgaaaccaacaccaccaccgaacctcGTGTGGAGCAAAGAAGACCTCCCATCACCGCCCAGCAAGTCGAGCAAGGTGTCCGGAACCGGTAGTCGGTCAACTCAGCAATCAACTCCCATAACATCGAGACGTAACTCTGGCATTGGCTTTTCAACGCTGGACGAATCGTTCAGTGGAAGTATGGCTGGGCTCGCTCAACAAACGGCGTCACAACCGATTGCTCCACCATCGTTGCAGGCTGCCCTGGGAGCAGCGGTGCTTGCCGCGTCCGCTTCGATGCCATACTCTTCCTCCTCATGTCTTACTCCCGATCAGCGTCCTCCTTTGCCAAAGCTGAAGCTATCGTTGGGCAAAAAGTCTCGCACAAGTTCCACACCGTCAGCGAAGCGTCCATTGAAGGCTGCCAATCGACGTCGCACTTTGACTCCCAAAACTCCCAAATCAGCACCTCCGATGGGTGGTGGATTTGGTGGTATGGTTCCTGCGGCCCCGTTGACTGCTCCGATCGCTACACTGTCACCCTTGCCCACGACCGTCGATGTGGCTACCGGTTATATGATCCCGACCGTACCGGAGCAGCTCCCCAAAGTACCACCCATCGGCTCATTCCCCAGTGTGCAGACGGAGTACTTCCGGCCGAACCAAATCCGTGTACCGGCCGGTTGGCGACCACCGCGTGAAGGTGAATCCGTCTATTGCTACTGCCGGTGCCCATATGACGAGGTATCGGAGATGATCGCTTGTGACGATGAAAACTGTCGCATCGAGTGGTTCCATTTCGAGTGTGTCGGTATCATTATGCCTCCAAAGGGCAAGTGGTACTGTCCGGAGTGTATATCCAAGCATCCGCCACAAACCGATGCCGCTGACGAGGATCATCTCGGCGGTGGCCAACCGCAGCGGCAACACCCATCGATggcattcgctgctgctaatgGACCCGCTGGGCTGGCGGGGTTGCCACCGCAGCCACCAACGACATCGTCACTTTCCGGACTGTGGGGCAGCTCACAACCGTAA